Genomic window (Pradoshia sp. D12):
AAAAGCCTCTTCATTTGGGCCATAGCCTTCTGTAAAGCGATTTGGAATATACCATGACACATGTTCTGCTCCCATTATTTTAAGCGTGAGCATTAAGATGGTCGTACTGCTGACCCCATCGGCATCATAGTCTCCGAATATAGTAATCTTTTCGTTGTTTTTTACAGCTTTCACAATCCGTCTCATAGCTTCTTCCATACCTGATAGTAAAAACGGATCATAGAAATCCTGCTGGGCTGCATACAAAAAAGACCGCGCTTCTTCTACGGTCTTTATTCCTCTGTTGACCAATAATGTAGCCACAATACGAGGCTGTTCAAGTTCTTGCATGAATAGATTTATAATGGTTTCATCAGCTTTTTTTAAAAGCCAACGTGTTTTTGATTGTAACATATTGTCACCCCTGACCTATCTATTATAAAAAATATCTATCAAAGGTTCAATGAGTGATTCTAAATATTTATGATTTTGGGTGAGTGTTAAGATCATTGTCAGCCAATTCATTATAAGCGATCCGTTCATTTGTTAGTTCTTTTATCTGCTTAGTCAGAGAGATAATACGGACTGCCATTACAGAACCAACAATGATTCCACCCATGGCAACAGATCCTAAAATAACCAAAATCAAGGGCCAATGAGCCGTTCCAAATACATAATTAACATCCACCTTATCCACATTAACAACAGCAAAAATAGCAACGATAAGAGCAAATACTATCCCAAGAATCACGTACCACTGAAGTTTTTTCATATTCCTACTCCTTTATAAAGTATTATGAAAAATTTTAATAAATCATGTATATAGTCTTAATCCCCTTATCTTACAAAGAAAAAACGTACTCCATGTTTGTTAGTCTATTGTTTACCTTTACTAGATCTTGCATACACAGCAAAAAAAGCACACAAAATAATCAGTTATAACACATAAAGTCTTTTTGTGAACTGGTGTAAGCTACCATAAAAACAGCCCGCTTCTCAAGAAAAAGAACCGGGCTGTTTTGTATGAAACATCATTAAACTTGTGGTTGATCGTTGTTTACGCGCTTTT
Coding sequences:
- a CDS encoding lipopolysaccharide assembly LapA domain-containing protein, with the translated sequence MKKLQWYVILGIVFALIVAIFAVVNVDKVDVNYVFGTAHWPLILVILGSVAMGGIIVGSVMAVRIISLTKQIKELTNERIAYNELADNDLNTHPKS